A genome region from Christensenella minuta includes the following:
- a CDS encoding carbohydrate kinase family protein, protein MKNGICVAGNAIIDILYPIERYPGKGELTTITEGIMQATGGAMCNVIMDLARLDPALPLTAIGRIGNDPEGKVIMEELAKFPNISTDQMVYEGKTSFTAVMCENDTKQRTFFQYRGANAQLCEEDFDWSRIDCKILHIGYILLLDTLDEEDGEYGTKMAKLLHNAKASGIKTSIDVVSETGGRFARLVPPALRYTDYCIINEIEAQNATGIPLRTEDDALVRENLEKALRRLFEMGVSTWAVIHSPEGGFGMDADGNYIELPSLVLPKGYIKGTVGAGDAFCSGVLYGAYEGRSLEDAIRLGIASAACSLSREGSTEGMRTAKEAIELYGSMSGK, encoded by the coding sequence ATGAAAAATGGTATTTGTGTCGCCGGAAACGCGATCATCGATATTTTATACCCGATCGAGCGTTATCCCGGCAAAGGAGAACTCACCACGATCACCGAGGGAATCATGCAGGCCACAGGCGGCGCGATGTGCAATGTCATCATGGACCTTGCGCGGCTTGACCCGGCGCTTCCCCTGACGGCGATCGGCCGGATCGGCAACGATCCCGAGGGCAAGGTTATCATGGAGGAGCTGGCCAAGTTTCCGAACATCTCCACGGACCAGATGGTGTATGAGGGAAAGACCTCCTTCACCGCCGTGATGTGCGAAAATGACACCAAGCAGCGCACCTTCTTCCAGTACCGCGGCGCAAACGCGCAGCTGTGCGAGGAGGATTTCGACTGGAGCCGTATCGACTGCAAAATCCTGCATATCGGATACATCCTCCTGCTGGATACGCTGGACGAGGAGGATGGGGAATACGGTACCAAAATGGCGAAGCTGCTGCATAACGCGAAGGCCAGCGGGATCAAGACGTCCATCGACGTGGTGAGCGAAACGGGCGGCCGCTTTGCGCGGCTTGTGCCCCCCGCCCTTAGGTATACGGACTATTGCATCATCAACGAGATCGAAGCGCAAAATGCGACGGGAATTCCGTTGCGCACGGAAGACGACGCACTCGTGAGGGAAAACCTCGAAAAGGCGCTGCGCCGCTTGTTCGAGATGGGCGTTTCCACATGGGCCGTGATCCACAGCCCGGAGGGCGGCTTCGGTATGGACGCGGACGGGAATTACATCGAGCTTCCGAGCCTCGTGCTTCCCAAGGGCTACATCAAAGGCACCGTGGGCGCGGGCGACGCGTTCTGTTCGGGCGTGCTGTACGGCGCGTACGAGGGCCGTTCGCTTGAGGATGCGATCCGGCTGGGAATCGCGTCTGCCGCATGTTCCCTTTCACGCGAGGGTTCCACCGAAGGAATGCGCACCGCAAAGGAAGCTATCGAGCTATATGGCAGCATGTCGGGTAAATAA
- a CDS encoding AraC family transcriptional regulator produces the protein MEYEFIKHIAGTSLKTFVVTINWRELHFHSDMEIFLVLQGSVNIDDGQQRHLLKKNDIFLSNRNAVHSLRCTQESNLLMVLQFDPTLCKEYYPRISRVRFNKTHILKSTSPEYWGMFRECMDRIVACYCKKEDGYAIEMMSLLNHMLFCMLRYDDYTVLDEKTAAAENRNMTRLRRIIEYMRENYMYPITLKEIAERENLDMYYLSHFIKTHLGISFQSYLNRMRVERAEYLLLHTDLSHIDICMECGFSDYKYLNKTFLREFGCSPGEYRKKYRTGTHRIDEHNEQHTVMEVSRALDFFGGSGGAL, from the coding sequence ATGGAATATGAGTTTATAAAACATATTGCGGGAACCAGCCTGAAAACCTTTGTCGTCACCATCAATTGGCGGGAGCTGCACTTTCACAGCGACATGGAGATTTTTTTGGTGCTCCAGGGCAGCGTAAATATCGACGACGGCCAGCAGCGCCACCTGCTGAAAAAGAACGATATTTTCCTCAGCAACCGCAACGCCGTGCACAGCCTGCGCTGTACGCAGGAAAGCAACCTGCTGATGGTGCTCCAGTTCGACCCGACCCTGTGCAAGGAATACTATCCGCGTATCTCACGCGTACGGTTCAATAAAACGCATATCCTGAAAAGTACGTCGCCCGAATATTGGGGCATGTTCCGCGAATGCATGGACAGGATCGTCGCCTGCTACTGCAAAAAGGAAGACGGATACGCGATCGAGATGATGTCGCTTCTGAATCATATGCTGTTTTGCATGCTGCGGTATGATGACTATACGGTGCTCGACGAAAAAACGGCGGCGGCGGAAAACCGCAATATGACAAGATTGCGCCGCATCATCGAATATATGCGCGAAAATTATATGTATCCCATTACTCTCAAGGAGATCGCGGAACGTGAGAACCTCGATATGTATTACCTTTCGCATTTTATCAAAACGCATCTTGGAATCTCTTTCCAAAGCTACCTGAACCGCATGCGCGTGGAACGGGCGGAGTACCTCCTGTTGCATACGGACCTCAGCCATATCGATATCTGTATGGAGTGCGGATTCTCCGATTATAAATACCTCAACAAGACTTTCCTGCGGGAATTTGGCTGCAGTCCGGGCGAATACCGCAAAAAATACCGTACGGGCACACACCGCATCGACGAGCATAACGAACAGCATACAGTTATGGAAGTAAGCCGTGCGCTGGACTTTTTCGGCGGCAGTGGAGGGGCATTGTGA
- a CDS encoding TIM barrel protein, with product MAKFRFTVGPWNVHEGNETFGPGIRPSIPLEEKIKTFAEIGMDGVQFHDDDAVPDMNNMTEQAIIDYAKDVKAMLDKYGLFAEFVAPRLWFDAHTNDGGFTASRKEDYDFAIWRALRSVDIAKALGTKKVQLWLAREGTLCAEGKNPVEKIIQMRDAFDTILKYDPDVQILIEPKPNEPIDRSYCGTAGHALAVGAQTVDPSRVGLCIESAHSILAGLDPAADMAFAIAWGKLWGVHLNDQNGIRYDQDKTFGAENLRADFNQVKVLYENNFGDNGECVGLDVKAMRTQPAEDCYRHIINSKRTFELLLEKVKKFDYKFQEECVKTQNFEKLEMYVIELLLNG from the coding sequence ATGGCTAAATTCAGATTTACAGTAGGACCGTGGAACGTTCACGAAGGAAACGAAACGTTTGGACCGGGGATCCGCCCGTCGATACCGCTTGAGGAAAAGATCAAAACATTTGCAGAGATCGGCATGGACGGCGTGCAGTTCCATGATGACGACGCAGTTCCGGATATGAACAACATGACCGAGCAGGCGATCATCGATTACGCAAAAGACGTAAAGGCGATGCTCGACAAATACGGTCTTTTTGCAGAATTCGTTGCGCCGCGCCTTTGGTTCGACGCGCATACGAATGACGGCGGCTTTACGGCAAGCAGGAAAGAAGACTACGATTTCGCGATCTGGCGCGCGCTGCGCTCCGTCGATATCGCAAAAGCGCTCGGCACCAAAAAAGTGCAGCTGTGGCTGGCACGCGAAGGCACGCTGTGCGCGGAAGGCAAGAACCCGGTAGAAAAGATTATCCAGATGCGCGATGCGTTTGATACGATCCTGAAATACGATCCGGACGTACAGATCCTGATCGAGCCCAAGCCTAACGAACCGATCGACAGAAGCTATTGCGGAACGGCAGGGCATGCCCTTGCGGTAGGCGCGCAGACGGTCGATCCGTCCCGCGTGGGCCTGTGCATCGAGAGCGCCCACTCCATCCTCGCAGGGCTCGACCCGGCGGCCGATATGGCGTTTGCCATCGCATGGGGCAAGCTGTGGGGCGTTCACCTCAATGACCAGAACGGGATCCGCTACGACCAGGATAAGACCTTCGGCGCCGAGAATCTGCGTGCGGACTTCAATCAGGTCAAGGTTCTGTATGAAAACAACTTCGGCGACAATGGCGAATGCGTAGGCCTCGACGTAAAGGCAATGCGCACGCAGCCTGCGGAAGACTGCTACCGCCACATCATCAACAGCAAGCGCACCTTCGAGCTGCTGCTCGAAAAGGTCAAGAAATTCGATTACAAGTTCCAGGAAGAATGCGTAAAGACTCAGAATTTCGAGAAGCTCGAAATGTACGTGATCGAGCTGCTGCTGAACGGCTGA
- a CDS encoding mannitol dehydrogenase family protein — translation MKQAVMYGAGNIGRGFIGKTLSESGYEVCFLDIVPEVIEAFNKDHEYRVRIVSNEGQRLDTVKHVRAVDANTKEAIQTIAACDIMASAVGVNVLPHIAENIAKGMRLRMRESGRPLDIILAENQLDADKIMRGYIYQYLNEDEKKWADENLGLVEASIGRMVPPLSPEERAGDPLLIAVEPYCQLPVDKEAFRGGIPDIKGLVPYAPFSFYIRRKLFVHNMGHAICAYLGWLRGYEYIYEAVADDRIKSTAQAAMDGSATALSKEYGVPESELKDHVRDLLSRFGNKALRDTTTRVGADPVRKLRRDDRLVGAALYCMEQGIDPAAIVTGIAAALRFAPEGDKAAAELQAALKTDGIDAVIEKYMGIPASGELAQLIKKEMA, via the coding sequence ATGAAACAAGCGGTAATGTACGGTGCGGGGAACATTGGCAGGGGCTTCATCGGAAAAACACTTTCGGAAAGCGGATACGAGGTCTGCTTCCTCGATATCGTGCCGGAGGTGATCGAGGCGTTCAATAAGGACCACGAATACCGGGTGCGTATCGTCTCGAACGAAGGACAGCGGCTCGATACGGTAAAACATGTGCGCGCCGTAGACGCGAATACGAAGGAAGCGATCCAAACCATCGCGGCATGCGATATCATGGCGAGTGCGGTGGGTGTGAATGTGCTTCCGCATATCGCGGAAAACATTGCCAAGGGCATGCGCCTGCGGATGCGGGAAAGCGGCAGGCCGCTTGACATCATCCTTGCGGAAAACCAACTCGACGCAGACAAGATCATGCGGGGATATATTTACCAATATCTCAACGAGGACGAGAAAAAGTGGGCGGACGAAAATCTTGGCCTGGTGGAAGCGTCCATCGGCCGCATGGTGCCCCCGCTTTCCCCGGAAGAACGCGCGGGCGATCCGCTCCTCATTGCGGTGGAGCCATACTGCCAGCTTCCCGTCGACAAAGAGGCGTTCCGCGGCGGTATCCCGGACATCAAAGGACTCGTTCCATACGCTCCTTTTTCGTTCTATATCCGCCGCAAGCTGTTCGTGCACAATATGGGCCATGCGATCTGCGCATACCTTGGCTGGCTGAGGGGATATGAATATATCTATGAGGCGGTGGCGGACGATAGGATCAAAAGCACCGCGCAGGCCGCTATGGACGGCAGCGCGACGGCGCTTAGCAAGGAATACGGCGTGCCGGAAAGCGAACTTAAGGACCATGTACGCGACCTCCTTTCCCGTTTCGGAAACAAGGCGCTCCGTGATACGACGACGCGCGTAGGCGCGGACCCGGTGCGCAAGCTGCGCCGTGACGACCGCCTCGTGGGCGCGGCGCTCTACTGCATGGAGCAGGGGATCGACCCGGCCGCTATCGTGACCGGAATCGCGGCGGCGCTCCGGTTCGCGCCGGAAGGCGATAAAGCCGCCGCCGAGCTTCAGGCCGCGCTGAAGACGGACGGCATTGACGCTGTGATCGAGAAATACATGGGAATCCCGGCGTCCGGGGAGCTCGCACAGCTGATTAAAAAAGAAATGGCCTGA